GTCTCGGATGCAATTCCAGCCGATACCGTACTCAGTAGCGCGAATCCCATTGCACCAGTCGATGGTACCTGGGATGTAGTTTACACAACCAGCGCCCTGACGATTCCGGCCAACCAAGCCAACTGGACTGCGACGCGCCCAACGGATAGCAGCACGATTACGCGGGTTGGCTACTTACGTGACACCTGCATTCCCACCAATTCCACCGTCACTGGCTTCAGCTTTACGGTAGAACCCGTCACTGGCTTTAATGGCGGTCGAATTGTGAATATCGCCCAGATATTCGGTCAATCCACACCCGGTACACCGGTCACGGATACCGCAACTCAGATTGTGTACGATGAGTCCGGCGACCAAGATCCAAATAACGGCCTTGGACTGGCGAACCCCGATCCAGCCACCGGCGGTGTGACGGAAAATAACGGTGGCATCATGGCCCGCCGTGCCGACCTCGACCTCGATGGCACCGACCCCGGCAACGGCACATCCCCAATCGCCAACGATACGAATCAAGGGGTGAACACCGGCAGCACTGCTGGCACCAAACCCGCTGGTGGTGAGACTGTGGCGCAGACGATCGCCTCCGCCCCAGCTAACGGCCCTGATACACAACCCGGCGCGATCGGCCCCAATAACACCGACGACGACTTTACCAATGTCATCCTCGCACCACCGGCAGCCATCCCGGCAAACCAACAACTGGATGACGCCCAAACGCCACCGACGGTCTTTAATAACACGGTCCAAAGCTTTAGCAGTATCCCCCAGGTGATTTCGCTATTGCCCCAACCACCGGCTAGCCCTGAAGCGTTGCCCGATGGCACCATCGTCACGATTACTAATCCCGCTAACGGTCAAACAGCAACCTATACCTATAGCAGCGCGAATGGATTTACCTTCGTCAGCGGTCAAGGTGGACCAACAGCAACATTGCCAGTGACGCTGCCAATCGATCCAAATGTTAGTAACACGGGCAGTTACACAGTCACAGTTGATTTGCCTAATGCTGAACAAGCCACGGAATATCCGATTCCGATCATCGCCTTTATTGATCAAGGCGCACCGGGTTTCGACGCTGGCGACCCAGGCAACATAACCATCGATCGGATCTACACCGGCTATATCCAAGTGATCAAAGAAGCCCGGGTTTTGGAAGATGACGGCACGACAGAAATTGTCCCGTTCACAACCGACACGAGCCAGTTAACCGATGCGGCCCAAACCGGTCGGTTTGTGGAATATCGCTTGACTTACACAAATATCTCTACGGCTCAAGGTAACGGTACAAATAACATCGTCCTGCCAGCAACGGACTTCTCGATCGTCGATGACGGTGCGGCCGCACCCAATAACTGGTTTGTCTCCACCCAAGACCCGAGCTTTCCAGCTCAAGCAACGGGCACAGCGACATCCAGCAGCGGCACCATTAGCGTCACAACGACCAATGGGGATATTCAAGCCTATCAACTGACTGTCCCCAGCCTCAACCCAGGCGAAACGGGAACATTCACCTTCCGTCGTCAAATCAGCGAGCAGTAAGCGAGGAGTTGCCACTATGATTAAACGCAAAAATTTCTATGCCATAGGTGCGGCCCTCGCCACCGCTGTCGTGTTAGTGCCCTTCAACGGTGCACCACTCCTCGCTCAAGCGGTCAATCAAAGCGGCAAAATCGCCCAGGCCGTTTTAGCACAACCCCGTATGCAGCTACAGCTCACTGTGGCAAAACAAGTCAGACGGACCAATGCCAAGGGCCAGGTAGAGATCCATTGGCAAGCCCTCGATACCGAGCAAGCCGCGGTTGTCCCCGGCAATCTGCTGCGCTATCAAATCACCGCCACCAATACGGGAAAAGGCAGTGCTAAAGGCTTTGTCATTACCCAACCGATTCCTCGAGCAACAAAATTCATGGGGAATTCGCTCACACTTGGCCCCGATGTCCAGGGAAATATTACCTACAGCATTGACCAAGGGAAAACCTTCAGTACCCGCCCGATGATTCAAGTCAAGGGCAAGCCTCAAGCGGCACCGGCTGCATCCTATACCCATCTGCGAATTCGACTGAATCAAGCGATTAAGTCCCAGTCGACGATCGCCGCTCAGTACCAAGTGCGCGTCAAGTAATCGCGGCTTCGATTCGCTTAGTTTATTGCACCATTCAGCTTTTTCTTAAACAGGATCTATGCAACCAACCCAACGTCACAGTTCACGTTGGTGGCGACGGATTGCAGCCACAACACTCGCTAGCAGCTTAGGCATTCTAAGCTTTCCGCTATCCGGTGTGAGCCAGACTGCACCCAACGAACCACCCACGGACCTTAGCAATACCGCATCCTTTGGCTATACCGCACCCGGCGGTCTAACGATCGATGCCCGCACCAATGAAATCGTCCAACCCTTAATTGACCCATTTGGCGTCATTACTGGTTGTAATGGCGAACTGCTGCCCAACTATAACGGCTTTAACGTCAGCGTTCACGAGACGGATGCCAGTGGTCTGAATATCGGCGCACTCGTGCCTTTGACCCAAACCGAGCTGCCGGATAATCCCAATAATGCGATTCCGCGAGGCCTCGCCCCCAACGGCACGAACGCCAACCCCTACTTTGTCCAAAATGATGGCCGCTATAGCTTCCTCTTAGACCAAGGTCGCGGACAATTGGCGATCGGGCGCAATTACCTGATCATCATCAATCCGCCGCAGGGCAGCATCTATGCCCAACGCCGGGTACGGATTACGATCACGGGCCAAACCGGCAATATCGTGTCTTACGTCGCAACGGCGGTTGATGGTCGGCCACTGAGTTCCACCGATGGCCAAAACGCAATTAATGGTGATATTCGGATTGCCAACGCTGAGGCCACCGGTCTATCCCTCGCCGTCCTCAACTTCAGCATCGGCACCTGCGATGCGCAGGAAGTGAAGATTACCAAGTCGGGCGATCGAGCCAACGCAGAACCCGGCGATACGGTGATTTACCGGCTCTCGATTCGTAATCTATCGAGCACAACCCTGACAAATCTATCCGTCGCAGACATTCTCCCGCAGGGCTTCCGATTCGTTAATGGTTCGGCTCGGGCCGAGATTGCGGGTCAGGCAGTCACGATCACGACCAATGAAAACGGTCAAAACATTACGTTTCAAACAGCCGGCGCATCCCTCGCCTCGGGCGTAAATAACCAAACGCAAGTGCTCAATATCGCCTACGCGGCACAGCTCACACCGGATGCCATTCGCGGCACGGGCCAAAACATTGCCAGCGTCTTTGGTCAACGCGCCGATAACGCCCAACGCGTTCAAGACGGCCCAGCTACGCACAAAATGCGAGTGCGATCGAGCCTGATTACCGACTGCGGCACAATCATCGGGCGTGTCTTCCACGACAAGAACTTCGACGGTGAGCAACAAGCCGGCGAACCTGGCATCCCGAATGCCGTGGTGATTTTGGATGACGGCAATCGCATCACCACCGATAAAAACGGTCTCTACTCAGTAGCCAATGTCCTCGCGGGGCAACGCACCGCTGTCCTCGATGCGACATCAGTGCGCGGCTACACCCTCGCACCGAACAAGTTCGTCAGGGAACGTAACAGCCAATCTCGTCTCGTCAACTTGTCCCCCGGTGGCCTACAGCGAATGAACTTCGCAGTCACACCAGCAGCGAAGGAGGAGCAACCATGCAATTGCAACTAAAGCGGCCTAAATCGGCACATTTCAGCTTAAAGCTGCTGGCGGCAACATCCTTATTGATTGCCAGTTCCAGCGTTACCGTCAAGGCCCAAGTCGTCAATCCAAAATCTGCCAGTAAAAGCAGCTCGACGATTACGGAAGTCAAGCAAATTGAGGCCAAAGTTGCGAACCCAACCGCAACGAATCAGGCGGCCGATGGCCCGACCGTCGCTGACCAAATAGCACCGAACCCCAAAACTAAGGCACAGGCGTTAACCCCATCCATTGCGCAACCGGAATCGGTGCCGACAATGGTCAGCCAATCAAGCACAGGCGAGTCGATCAACATAGTTGCGCCCACTAGCAGCACTGTCACAACTACGGAGGTTGGTGCAGAAGTCGAGTGTGACTGTCAGCTCAAGCTCAAGGTTTCCAGCCCCAGTGATGATGCCGTCCTAGATGCACCCGCTGGCATCATCATCATGCAGTACAAGCAGGGGAAAACCGTTGAACTACGAGTGAATGGGGAACTGGTCAATGCCAATCAAATTGGTAAAACCGAAACCGACAGCCAACGCAAACGCGTCACCCAAACTTGGTACGGTGTGCCATTAAAGCCAGGGATGAATACCCTGACGGCAACAGCGGCAGACGGCGAGACGGATACGATTACCGTGGAAGTGCGCGACACGCCGAAGCAGCTTTCCCTCGCGACCGTGCAATCCCGCGTACCCGCCGATGGGCAGTCGATCGTTGATATCAAGGGACAAGTCCTCGATGCTCAAGGCAACTTGGCCAAAGACGAACTGATCGTAACCCTGGCCTCGAATGGCGGCGAATTCGTCGGTGACGATGCCGACAAGTTACTCAACGGCTTCCAAACCGTTGCCAAAGACGGTCAATTTACGGCTCAACTGCGCACCGATGTCGCACCGAAGGAAGTGCAGATCCGAGCCGCTGCCAATGGCATGGAAGCCTTCACCCGCGTCGCGTTTGAAACGAATCTGCGGCCCTCGATCGCCACCGGTTCGATCAACCTGCGCCTCGGGGGACGGGGCAATGACTACTACGGCAGTCTGCGTGACTTTCTACCGGCTAACAACGACAACGGCTTTACCGCTGACCTAAGTGCGCGGGTCTTCGCCATGGGGCGTGTCGGTGACTGGCTGATGACTGGGGCACTCAACAGCAACGATAATCTGAACAAAAGTTGCGATGATACCAATCGCCTCTTTCGCACCGAAGAACCCTGCGATACCGAGTATCCGACCTATGGTGACGCATCGGAATCGACCATTCTGACCCCATCGATCGACAGCGTTTACTTCAAGCTGGAAAAGAACGCCAGCTTCGCACCGGGGTTACGCGATTATGTGATGTGGGGCGACTATCGCACTAAAGAGTTTGCCACCAAGTCGCAGCAATTCACCGCAATGACCCGCGAGTTGCACGGCTTCAAAGGTAACTACTACTTTGGGCCCCTACAAGTCTCGGCGTTGTTTGCCAACAATATCCAAGGTTTCCAGCGTGATACTTTGGTGCCCGACGGCACGAGCGGATTTTACTTCCTCTCGCAGCGTCAACTGATTGAGGGCAGTGAAAGCGTATTCCTGGAAGTCGAGGAACTCAACCGCCCCGGCACAGTAATTGAGCGCGTCCAACTATTCCGGGGTCCCGACTATACCGTAGACTACGATCGTGGCACATTGCGGTTCGACAAACCGGTTTTGCGCACCGATGTCAGTCGCACGGGCGAACCCCTGGTCCGCCGCATCGTCTCAACTTACCAGTTTGAAAACGACGGTTCGAGCAATCGTCTGTATGGCGGTCGCGCCCGCTATCACTTCTCAAAAGTCCGCGATCGGGAAGCCTGGATTGGCGCAACTTACATGCGTGAAAATCAAGGCGCACGCAACTTTGAACTCTACGGCGCGGATGCCTATCTCGGCCTCGGCGAAAACGCCAGCATCATCGCGGAATTTGCCAAGTCAAATAATGACTCCGAATTCCGGGGCGGGATTGGCGGCAATGCGGTCCGCATCGAAGCCGGTGGGCAGTTGACCCCCAACTTGGACGCACGAGCCTATTACCGTCAGGCCGACAGCGGCTTTGCGAACAACGCAACAGTTAGCTTCGTCCCTGGACAAACCCGCTATGGGGCGCAAGCCAGTGCCAAAGTCGGTGACCAAACCACCCTGCGCGCACAGGTCGATCACGAGTTAAATCGCGGCATCGCCCCACAGCCAATTAATAATCTTGTGGACTTGTTTAATCCAGGTCAGGAAGCGACACCGGGAACGGCGGTTGATAACTCGCTGACAACGCTATCCGCTGGGATTCTCCAAAAGATTGGCAACGCGGATCTGTCCCTCGACTGGTTCTATCGCAACCGTGAGGATCGCCTCACACCCGGTGTACTGGATGGCAGCTCGAACCAACTGCGATCGCGGCTGAACGTCCCCTTAAACAGCCGGGTTGACTTGATTGCCCAGAACGAAACAACCCTGTCGGGCAACACAGACCCGATTTACAACGATCGCACACTCCTCGGACTCGACTGGCGGGTAATGGACGGTGTCAACCTCCAGGTCGCGCAGCAGTTCTTCCACCGGGGCCAATTTGCCGGTCGGCAGATTACCAGCGTCAATGTCACGGGTGACTATAACCTCACCCCCAGCACAATGCTGCGATCGCGCTACACCTTATTCGGTGGCGCTGACGATATGACCATGCAGGGGGCGATCGGCGTACAGCAAGATATCAAGCTCTCCGACAACTTCAAGTTTGACTTGGGGTATGAACGCGTCTTCGGCAACTTATTTGGCTCCACCGCCACCGGCACCCAGTTCTTACAGCCCTTTGCTGTGGGGCAAAGCGCTTCGGCCCTGGGCGTGGCGGCGGGCGATGTCTATCGCATTGGCATGAACTATGTCGATGGCGATCGCTTCCAGGCAGCGGCACGTTACGAACGGCGCAACTCATCCCTGGGCAATAACCAAGTGATTAGCGCCAACGCCAAAGGCAAAATCAATAAAAGCGTCAGTGCCCTGGTGAAGTTTGCGCAAGCCAATGCCGCCAACCAAACCATCAACGGTTTGCAGGATACGATGACGGTGAAAGCCGGTCTCGCTTACCGCAATCCGGAGAACGACAAGTTCACCGCGTTAATGCGTTACGAATACCGCCGCAATCCTGGCAGCATTCCCGATAGCATTTTCCTCGGTAATGGCACCGGCTATCACCAACATCTCGTCGGCATGGAAGCACTCTACGTGCCAAACTGGCGCTGGGAATTCTTCGGTCGCTTGGCCCTGCGCAGTAGTACGTCCTACTTAGCCAGCGATTTAGTTGGAACAAGTACTGTAACCTTAGCCCAAGCCCGCGCTAGTTATCGTTTTGCCGACGCTTGGGATATTACCGGCGAAGCTCGCTGGTTGAATCAATCGAGTGCGAGCTACGGTGAAACCGGATTTTCAGCAGAGCTTGGCTACTACATCACCCCTAACCTACGGGTTGCTGGTGGTTATAGCTTTGGCCGCGCGGTGGACCGTAACTTTAGTGATGGCGATCGCAGCGTTGGCGGCGCCTACTTGAATGTCTCCGTAAAGCTCAATGATTTGTTCCAAGGCTTTGGTCAGCAAGACTGGCCTCAACCCGCCGCCGCACCAATCCCCACAGCGGCATCCGAGCAGCCGCCCGCTACAGGTAACTTACCGCCAGCGAATTCATCGACGGAAACAGCCCCAGCGAATCCCGAGACTGGACTAACGCCGCCCAACAACGGATCGACGGCAGAACCCGCAACCGGTGTCCCACCGATCGACCCAACGGGGCAACCCGATCGTGATTCCAAGTCGATTGAGTTGAATCCACGGCGATTACCACAGCTACAACAACAGCCACTTGGCAAGCCATCGACGGCTATCCCAGCGATCAAACAAGGGACCGAAGTCGCACCGGCTCAAACGCCAAGCAAGCAGCAGGTTCAGTCGCAGCAAATCGAGTCACAGTCACCACCGGAAGAGCAGCAGCAGACTCCAGTGACACTACCGCAGCTCTGGTAAGTCCTTCAGTCTCCTTGATCAACACGATCGAGGAGACCCCACTAGTTTTTGATTCACTTGCACCCTTTGATCCCAATCCAGATGTAGAGGATATCCATGAAGCCCCTCCAGGAATTGCGCAAACTTCATCCCCGAAACTTCGGCCAACGATTGCCTTGGCTTATCGGGATTATGACGGGCGGCGCGATCGTTCTCCAAGCCCCGATCGCCCTGGCTGACATTCTGCCCAGCGCATCGTTCTCACCAATTAACGTCACCCAAGGTAGCACAGCCACACTGAGCATTACCTTTAACAACGACCAGCTGACGCCGGTTACAGGCATGGGCTTGACGAATAACCTACCGGCTGGTTTACGCCTGTCCAGTGCCCCGAACCCAATTTTATCGAATAGCTGTAACGGGACAGTCACTGCCGTACCACTGTCAACGAGCTTTAGCCTCGCCGGCGGTGATATTCCTGCCCGGATCGGTTCAACCGCTGGCCAATGTACGATTCAACTCGAAGTCA
Above is a window of Romeriopsis navalis LEGE 11480 DNA encoding:
- a CDS encoding DUF7925 domain-containing protein, whose translation is MTFRRNRWSYRQWLVALLLASGSMSIALPLMAQTQIGDQIKNTFTGTFQDNNGQEFTATSNEVVLQVSEVAGLTVQAQAPSKANPDPDDNITVDFVITNVGNDPTFVFIPGQATIADPPSQSGSGSFTQGTLQIVEFNGTTLTTPVNIPTNGLSSESFPANALPNGGALNAGQTIKVRVPLAVASTALKNDSVIVSLGNTGGTADQQNIGFTNDAGSVFTNNIPDGNATGEAAGNPVNGQREAMDTSQVITVGARLQSFATILLARDYQNGNTPGDVSDDRITYNLAARIERDLPTGITDVVPTALCQTEVTLEGLNVNRVLVSDAIPADTVLSSANPIAPVDGTWDVVYTTSALTIPANQANWTATRPTDSSTITRVGYLRDTCIPTNSTVTGFSFTVEPVTGFNGGRIVNIAQIFGQSTPGTPVTDTATQIVYDESGDQDPNNGLGLANPDPATGGVTENNGGIMARRADLDLDGTDPGNGTSPIANDTNQGVNTGSTAGTKPAGGETVAQTIASAPANGPDTQPGAIGPNNTDDDFTNVILAPPAAIPANQQLDDAQTPPTVFNNTVQSFSSIPQVISLLPQPPASPEALPDGTIVTITNPANGQTATYTYSSANGFTFVSGQGGPTATLPVTLPIDPNVSNTGSYTVTVDLPNAEQATEYPIPIIAFIDQGAPGFDAGDPGNITIDRIYTGYIQVIKEARVLEDDGTTEIVPFTTDTSQLTDAAQTGRFVEYRLTYTNISTAQGNGTNNIVLPATDFSIVDDGAAAPNNWFVSTQDPSFPAQATGTATSSSGTISVTTTNGDIQAYQLTVPSLNPGETGTFTFRRQISEQ
- a CDS encoding SdrD B-like domain-containing protein; the encoded protein is MQPTQRHSSRWWRRIAATTLASSLGILSFPLSGVSQTAPNEPPTDLSNTASFGYTAPGGLTIDARTNEIVQPLIDPFGVITGCNGELLPNYNGFNVSVHETDASGLNIGALVPLTQTELPDNPNNAIPRGLAPNGTNANPYFVQNDGRYSFLLDQGRGQLAIGRNYLIIINPPQGSIYAQRRVRITITGQTGNIVSYVATAVDGRPLSSTDGQNAINGDIRIANAEATGLSLAVLNFSIGTCDAQEVKITKSGDRANAEPGDTVIYRLSIRNLSSTTLTNLSVADILPQGFRFVNGSARAEIAGQAVTITTNENGQNITFQTAGASLASGVNNQTQVLNIAYAAQLTPDAIRGTGQNIASVFGQRADNAQRVQDGPATHKMRVRSSLITDCGTIIGRVFHDKNFDGEQQAGEPGIPNAVVILDDGNRITTDKNGLYSVANVLAGQRTAVLDATSVRGYTLAPNKFVRERNSQSRLVNLSPGGLQRMNFAVTPAAKEEQPCNCN
- a CDS encoding TonB-dependent receptor, with amino-acid sequence MQLQLKRPKSAHFSLKLLAATSLLIASSSVTVKAQVVNPKSASKSSSTITEVKQIEAKVANPTATNQAADGPTVADQIAPNPKTKAQALTPSIAQPESVPTMVSQSSTGESINIVAPTSSTVTTTEVGAEVECDCQLKLKVSSPSDDAVLDAPAGIIIMQYKQGKTVELRVNGELVNANQIGKTETDSQRKRVTQTWYGVPLKPGMNTLTATAADGETDTITVEVRDTPKQLSLATVQSRVPADGQSIVDIKGQVLDAQGNLAKDELIVTLASNGGEFVGDDADKLLNGFQTVAKDGQFTAQLRTDVAPKEVQIRAAANGMEAFTRVAFETNLRPSIATGSINLRLGGRGNDYYGSLRDFLPANNDNGFTADLSARVFAMGRVGDWLMTGALNSNDNLNKSCDDTNRLFRTEEPCDTEYPTYGDASESTILTPSIDSVYFKLEKNASFAPGLRDYVMWGDYRTKEFATKSQQFTAMTRELHGFKGNYYFGPLQVSALFANNIQGFQRDTLVPDGTSGFYFLSQRQLIEGSESVFLEVEELNRPGTVIERVQLFRGPDYTVDYDRGTLRFDKPVLRTDVSRTGEPLVRRIVSTYQFENDGSSNRLYGGRARYHFSKVRDREAWIGATYMRENQGARNFELYGADAYLGLGENASIIAEFAKSNNDSEFRGGIGGNAVRIEAGGQLTPNLDARAYYRQADSGFANNATVSFVPGQTRYGAQASAKVGDQTTLRAQVDHELNRGIAPQPINNLVDLFNPGQEATPGTAVDNSLTTLSAGILQKIGNADLSLDWFYRNREDRLTPGVLDGSSNQLRSRLNVPLNSRVDLIAQNETTLSGNTDPIYNDRTLLGLDWRVMDGVNLQVAQQFFHRGQFAGRQITSVNVTGDYNLTPSTMLRSRYTLFGGADDMTMQGAIGVQQDIKLSDNFKFDLGYERVFGNLFGSTATGTQFLQPFAVGQSASALGVAAGDVYRIGMNYVDGDRFQAAARYERRNSSLGNNQVISANAKGKINKSVSALVKFAQANAANQTINGLQDTMTVKAGLAYRNPENDKFTALMRYEYRRNPGSIPDSIFLGNGTGYHQHLVGMEALYVPNWRWEFFGRLALRSSTSYLASDLVGTSTVTLAQARASYRFADAWDITGEARWLNQSSASYGETGFSAELGYYITPNLRVAGGYSFGRAVDRNFSDGDRSVGGAYLNVSVKLNDLFQGFGQQDWPQPAAAPIPTAASEQPPATGNLPPANSSTETAPANPETGLTPPNNGSTAEPATGVPPIDPTGQPDRDSKSIELNPRRLPQLQQQPLGKPSTAIPAIKQGTEVAPAQTPSKQQVQSQQIESQSPPEEQQQTPVTLPQLW